One window of the Opisthocomus hoazin isolate bOpiHoa1 chromosome 12, bOpiHoa1.hap1, whole genome shotgun sequence genome contains the following:
- the LOC142362779 gene encoding cadherin-1-like, which produces MWPPIFLLFLLLLPDVAPDALTFPEPGHGLQRQKRDWVIPPINCPENERGPFPKKLVQIKSNKDKETKVFYSITGQGADTPPVGVFTIERETGWLEVTKPLDREEIDKYVLFSHAVSANGQPVEDPMEIIITVTDQNDNRPVFTKQVFIGYIEENAKPGTSVMTVNATDADDGINVNNGIIGYSILSEEPRSAQQMFTIDPEKGVISVIGTGLDRETTPNYTLIIQAADQEGMGLTNTATAIVEVTDANDNPPVFDPTMYEGTVNENEVGVVVARLHVTDRDARGSPAWQAVYRIKSGDQDGDFSIATDPRTNDGVLRTAKGLDYESRSRYELVVTVENAVPFAVPLSLSTASVLVMVTDVNEAPVFVPPVKRVEVMEDLPLGHQVTSYTAQDPDKDQRQKITYRMGSDPTGWLAIDPENGIVTAAQPLDRESVHAINSTYKAVVLAVDSGSPDATGTGTLLLLLQDVNDNGPTLEPRLFDVCSRQPEEQTLSIVDKDLPPNTHPFQAALEHGSGANWTVRVTGQDLLVLRLVKELEPGEYSVFLRLTDGQGKAQVTPVRAQVCDCEGPAKNCGRENRLAFTQAVFHGTVPEGAEPGSAVLRVLATLSSSGGVVAYSILRQIPDQPQPHAFAIDGSTGVISVAAAGLSAQVVPEYVLEIQAVTAQGDGLRAAAIARIKVQAGDMAERASGSLTTHVLNTATGLPAAGLALRLAQLQEPGLEWTELAQRWTDQDGRCLPLLAPGQAKAGTYKLRFETAAYWQGLGHASFYPFVEVVFTITDPAQKLHIPLLISPYSYTTYRGS; this is translated from the exons ATGTGGCcacccatcttcctcctcttcctcctcctcctgccg GATGTGGCCCCCGATGCGCTGACCTTCCCCGAGCCCGGCCATGGCCTCCAGCGGCAGAAGAGGGACTGGGTCATCCCCCCCATCAACTGCCCCGAGAACGAGCGCGGGCCCTTCCCCAAGAAGCTGGTGCAG ATCAAATCCAACAAGGACAAGGAGACCAAGGTTTTCTACAGCATCACGGGGCAGGGGGCGGACACCCCCCCCGTGGGTGTCTTCACCATCGAGCGGGAGACGGGGTGGCTGGAGGTGACGAAGCCGCTGGACCGGGAGGAGATCGATAAATACGTG CTCTTCTCCCACGCCGTGTCGGCCAAcgggcagcccgtggaggaccccatggaGATCATCATCACCGTGACGGACCAGAACGACAACCGGCCCGTCTTCACCAAGCAAGTCTTCATCGGCTACATCGAGGAGAACGCGAAGCCGG GCACGTCGGTGATGACCGTGAACGCCACGGACGCGGACGACGGCATCAACGTGAACAACGGCATCATCGGCTACTCCATCCTCAGCGAGGAGCCCAGGAGCGCCCAGCAGATGTTCACCATCGACCCGGAGAAGGGCGTCATCAGCGTCATCGGCACGGGGCTGGACCGGGAG ACCACTCCCAACTACACGCTGATCATCCAGGCTGCGGACCAGGAGGGCATGGGCCTGACCAACACGGCCACCGCCATCGTGGAAGTCACCGACGCCAACGACAACCCTCCCGTCTTCGACCCCACCATG TACGAGGGGACAGTGAACGAGAACgaggtgggggtggtggtggcccGGCTGCACGTGACGGACCGGGACGCGCGGGGCTCCCCTGCCTGGCAAGCTGTCTACCGCATCAAGAGCGGGGACCAGGACGGCGACTTCAGCATCGCCACCGACCCCAGAACCAACGACGGCGTCCTGAGAACCGCCAAG ggCCTGGATTACGAGAGCAGGAGCCGCTACGAGCTCGTGGTGACCGTGGAGAACGCCGTCCCCTTCGCCGTGCCCCTGTCCCTCTCCACGGCCAGCGTGCTGGTGATGGTCACCGACGTGAACGAAGCCCCCGTCTTCGTGCCCCCGGTCAAGAGGGTGGAGGTGATGGAGGACCTGCCGCTGGGCCACCAGGTCACCTCCTACACGGCCCAGGACCCGGACAAGGACCAGAGGCAGAAGATCAC gtACCGCATGGGCAGCGACCCCACGGGGTGGCTGGCCATCGACCCCGAGAACGGCATCGTCACGGCGGCCCAGCCGCTGGACCGCGAGTCGGTGCACGCCATCAACAGCACCTACAAGGCCGTCGTCCTGGCCGTGGACAGCG GGTCGCCGGATGCCACCGGTACGGGgacgctgctcctcctgctccaggaCGTGAACGACAACGGGCCCACGCTGGAGCCGCGGCTCTTCGACGTCTGCAGCCGGCAGCCCGAGGAGCAGACGCTGAGCATCGTCGACAAGGACCTGCCCCCCAACACCCACCCCTTCCAGGCAGCGCTGGAGCACGGCTCCGGTGCCAACTGGACCGTCAGGGTGACCGGACAAG ACCTGCTGGTGCTGAGGCTGGTGAAGGAGCTGGAGCCGGGGGAGTACAGCGTCTTCCTGCGGCTGACGGACGGCCAGGGCAAGGCGCAGGTGACGCCGGTCCGGGCTCAGGTGTGCGACTGCGAAGGGCCGGCCAAAAACTGCGGGCGGGAAAACCGGCTTGCCTTCACCCAGGCAGTTTTTCACGGCACCGTGCCGGAGGGGGCTGAGCCAG GCAGCGCCGTGCTGCGGGTGCTGGCCACGCTAAGCTCCAGCGGCGGGGTCGTAGCCTACTCCATCCTGCGCCAGATCCCggaccagccccagccccacgcgtTTGCCATCGACGGCAGCACCGGGGTGATCTCCGTGGCCGCGGCGGGGCTGTCGGCGCAG GTGGTCCCCGAATACGTCCTGGAGATCCAGGCGGTCACGGCGCAAGGCGACGGGCTGCGGGCTGCCGCCATCGCCCGCATCAAAGTGCAG GCTGGAGACATGGCCGAGAGGGCGAGCGGCTCGCTGACCACCCACGTGCTGAACACGGCcacggggctgccggcggccggcCTCGCCCTGcgcctggcccagctgcaggagcCGGGGCTGGAGTGGACGGAGCTGGCGCAGAG GTGGACAGACCAGGACGGGCGCTGCCTGCCCCTCCTGGCACCGGGGCAGGCCAAGGCGGGCACCTACAAGCTGCGCTTTGAGACGGCCGCGTACTGGCAGGGCCTGGGGCACGCCAGCTTCTACCCCTTCGTGGAG GTTGTCTTCACCATCACCGACCCGGCCCAGAAGCTGCACATCCCGCTGCTGATCAGCCCCTACTCCTACACGACGTATCGCGGCAGTTAG
- the DRC4 gene encoding dynein regulatory complex subunit 4 isoform X2 — protein sequence MSKEQLENHVMRLREELDREREERNYFQLERDKIHTFWEITRGQLEEKKAELLNKDREMGEAEQRHQVEIKLYKQKVKHLLYEHQENLTELKAERTVSVKQAQRDHWTQEMELRKDMRCLKVELKEQELANEEMVKSMRLKQEEEITRLCDDFERQVKEIEAKYTQKMEMLRDKLDLRRKTEIHEVEERKNSQINELMRNHEKAFNDLKNYYNDITLQNLTLINLLKEQMEEMKKKENHLEKEKADVLLQNKQLKEPLQQAEEQVSELQKKLARYDKDKEALMNTKARLKVTQKELKDLQWEHEVLEQRFSKVQAERDELYQKFTKAIKEVQQKTGFKNLLLERKLEGLLGVLEKKELEISAAFTASNLDSGALSLVSDKLEDMLSSKNTAIKDLQLQLARACKAHNDMLQTFKAKLTAFGIPLDNLGFKPLAGPMLGQALGQGPAGLVAVPT from the exons CTGGAGAATCACGTTATGCGTCTGCGGGAGGAGCTGGACCGGGAACGGGAAGAGCGCAACTATTTCCAGTTGGAGCGTGACAAGATTCACACCTTCTGGGAGATCACCCGCGGGCAGctggaggagaagaaagcagagctgctgaacaAGGACCGCGAGATGGGGGAGGCGGAGCAGCGGCATCAAGTGGAGATCAAG CTTTACAAGCAGAAGGTGAAGCACTTGTTGTATGAGCACCAGGAAAACCTCACCGAGCTGAAGGCGGAGCGCACCGTGTCCGTGAAGCAGGCTCAGAGGGATCACTGGACCCAGGAGATGGAGCTGCGGAAAGACATGCGCTGCTTGAAAGTGGAGCtgaaggagcaggagctggccAACGAGGAGATGGTGAAAAGCATGCGCCTG AAACAAGAGGAGGAGATCACGCGGCTGTGCGACGACTTCGAGAGACAAGTGAAAG AGATCGAGGCCAAGTACACCCAGAAGATGGAGATGCTGCGGGACAAGCTTGACTTGCGGAGGAAGACTGAGATCCACGaggtggaggagaggaagaacagcCAGATCAACGAGCTGATGAGGAACCACGAGAAGGCCTTCAACGACCTCAAGAACTACTACAACGATATCACCCTCCAAAACCTGACGCTCATCAACTTGCTGAAG GAGCAgatggaggagatgaagaagaaagaaaatcacttGGAAAAGGAGAAGGCGGATGTGCTGCTCCAGAACAAGCAGCTGAAGGAGCCTCTGCAGCAGGCCGAGGAGCAGGTGTCTGAGCTGCAGAAGAAGTTGGCCCGCTATGACAAGGACAAGGAGGCCCTGATG AACACAAAAGCCCGTCTGAAAGTCACCCAAAAGGAACTGAAGGACCTTCAGTGGGAACACGaagtgctggagcagaggttcaGTAAG GTGCAGGCGGAGCGAGACGAGCTCTATCAGAAGTTCACCAAAGCCATTAAGGAGGTGCAGCAGAAGACGGGGTTCAAGAACCTGCTGCTGGAGCGCAAGCTGGAAGGACTCCTCGGCGTCCTGGAGAAGAAGGAGCTGGAGATCAGCGCGGCCTTCACAGCCTCCAACCTCGACTCAGGCGCCCTCTCCTTGGTCTCAGACAAGCTGGAG GACATGCTCAGTTCCAAGAACACCGCCATCAAGgacctgcagctccagctggccCGAGCCTGCAAG GCGCACAATGACATGCTGCAGACGTTCAAGGCAAAGCTGACGGCTTTTGGGATCCCCCTGGACAACCTGGGCTTCAAGCCCCTGGCCGGCCCCATGCTGGGGCAGGCGCTGGGGCAGGGCCCCGCGGGACTCGTTGCTGTGCCCACCTGA
- the DRC4 gene encoding dynein regulatory complex subunit 4 isoform X1 yields MAPKKKVGKKVKVSKAPAVVDVLSPKEMSKEQLENHVMRLREELDREREERNYFQLERDKIHTFWEITRGQLEEKKAELLNKDREMGEAEQRHQVEIKLYKQKVKHLLYEHQENLTELKAERTVSVKQAQRDHWTQEMELRKDMRCLKVELKEQELANEEMVKSMRLKQEEEITRLCDDFERQVKEIEAKYTQKMEMLRDKLDLRRKTEIHEVEERKNSQINELMRNHEKAFNDLKNYYNDITLQNLTLINLLKEQMEEMKKKENHLEKEKADVLLQNKQLKEPLQQAEEQVSELQKKLARYDKDKEALMNTKARLKVTQKELKDLQWEHEVLEQRFSKVQAERDELYQKFTKAIKEVQQKTGFKNLLLERKLEGLLGVLEKKELEISAAFTASNLDSGALSLVSDKLEDMLSSKNTAIKDLQLQLARACKAHNDMLQTFKAKLTAFGIPLDNLGFKPLAGPMLGQALGQGPAGLVAVPT; encoded by the exons CTGGAGAATCACGTTATGCGTCTGCGGGAGGAGCTGGACCGGGAACGGGAAGAGCGCAACTATTTCCAGTTGGAGCGTGACAAGATTCACACCTTCTGGGAGATCACCCGCGGGCAGctggaggagaagaaagcagagctgctgaacaAGGACCGCGAGATGGGGGAGGCGGAGCAGCGGCATCAAGTGGAGATCAAG CTTTACAAGCAGAAGGTGAAGCACTTGTTGTATGAGCACCAGGAAAACCTCACCGAGCTGAAGGCGGAGCGCACCGTGTCCGTGAAGCAGGCTCAGAGGGATCACTGGACCCAGGAGATGGAGCTGCGGAAAGACATGCGCTGCTTGAAAGTGGAGCtgaaggagcaggagctggccAACGAGGAGATGGTGAAAAGCATGCGCCTG AAACAAGAGGAGGAGATCACGCGGCTGTGCGACGACTTCGAGAGACAAGTGAAAG AGATCGAGGCCAAGTACACCCAGAAGATGGAGATGCTGCGGGACAAGCTTGACTTGCGGAGGAAGACTGAGATCCACGaggtggaggagaggaagaacagcCAGATCAACGAGCTGATGAGGAACCACGAGAAGGCCTTCAACGACCTCAAGAACTACTACAACGATATCACCCTCCAAAACCTGACGCTCATCAACTTGCTGAAG GAGCAgatggaggagatgaagaagaaagaaaatcacttGGAAAAGGAGAAGGCGGATGTGCTGCTCCAGAACAAGCAGCTGAAGGAGCCTCTGCAGCAGGCCGAGGAGCAGGTGTCTGAGCTGCAGAAGAAGTTGGCCCGCTATGACAAGGACAAGGAGGCCCTGATG AACACAAAAGCCCGTCTGAAAGTCACCCAAAAGGAACTGAAGGACCTTCAGTGGGAACACGaagtgctggagcagaggttcaGTAAG GTGCAGGCGGAGCGAGACGAGCTCTATCAGAAGTTCACCAAAGCCATTAAGGAGGTGCAGCAGAAGACGGGGTTCAAGAACCTGCTGCTGGAGCGCAAGCTGGAAGGACTCCTCGGCGTCCTGGAGAAGAAGGAGCTGGAGATCAGCGCGGCCTTCACAGCCTCCAACCTCGACTCAGGCGCCCTCTCCTTGGTCTCAGACAAGCTGGAG GACATGCTCAGTTCCAAGAACACCGCCATCAAGgacctgcagctccagctggccCGAGCCTGCAAG GCGCACAATGACATGCTGCAGACGTTCAAGGCAAAGCTGACGGCTTTTGGGATCCCCCTGGACAACCTGGGCTTCAAGCCCCTGGCCGGCCCCATGCTGGGGCAGGCGCTGGGGCAGGGCCCCGCGGGACTCGTTGCTGTGCCCACCTGA